A portion of the Bacillus thuringiensis genome contains these proteins:
- a CDS encoding S-layer homology domain-containing protein, translated as MKKKFYSVLTLSLALQTVLAPTYSFAESAEKSAEVYTEDQVFKSIKEHVNEHSTHEEDIEVTGQFLLYTSKKHSLYTANDLKNKSNIEFTEQVVTATKKKGNAYYITTSTGAGWIDNNDNSLEVQEIHKLSNQKLIVKEEASIHALPFQSFKEEGKLQPQVITPTEQAGNWFKVQINETAKWIYAPSATFEGTKASLLKNSRTAKNSLLRAPESLQTNNIYGVTFKEMIVPKGNDDIRPGYPMVPKYITIHETANTAKGANALNHAKFLDNQARGTADRAASWHFTVDDKEIYQHLPVNEVGWHAGNKTGNYESIGIEIAVNQDGNYEKAVENARKLAAYLMNDLNISLDKVQKHQFWSGKNCPAFMIQRGQWNAFLKGTETYYKENQKNPVTDDITGGWYEQDIRQLAARGIMQGEGNGKYFPERLVTRAEFATLITRALQLPSGNAKFTDLEQVHPSLRDGINRAASAGIIRGRGDNTFDPNTTITREEAVIMIDRSLKHAGIFAKQVELPFVDQNLIYAKEEVQRVYGYGIVKGNELNQFVPKGPSQRAHAAAFINRMLSVIEA; from the coding sequence ATGAAAAAGAAATTTTATAGTGTATTAACTCTCTCTCTTGCATTACAAACTGTTCTTGCACCTACTTATTCATTTGCAGAGAGTGCTGAAAAATCCGCCGAAGTATATACGGAGGATCAAGTTTTTAAAAGTATTAAAGAGCATGTTAATGAGCATAGTACTCATGAAGAAGATATCGAGGTTACTGGCCAATTCCTACTATACACTTCAAAAAAACATTCATTATATACCGCGAATGATTTAAAAAACAAATCGAATATCGAGTTTACAGAACAAGTCGTAACGGCGACAAAGAAAAAAGGTAATGCTTACTACATAACGACGTCAACTGGCGCTGGATGGATAGATAACAATGATAATAGCTTAGAAGTTCAAGAGATTCATAAACTATCTAACCAAAAATTAATCGTAAAAGAAGAAGCTTCCATACATGCCCTTCCGTTCCAATCGTTTAAAGAAGAAGGGAAACTACAACCACAAGTTATTACTCCTACTGAACAAGCTGGAAATTGGTTTAAAGTCCAAATAAACGAAACAGCAAAATGGATTTATGCACCTTCTGCTACATTTGAAGGTACAAAAGCTTCATTATTAAAAAACAGTCGTACTGCTAAAAATAGTTTATTGAGAGCTCCGGAATCTCTACAAACAAACAATATTTATGGCGTTACATTTAAAGAAATGATTGTCCCAAAAGGAAATGACGATATTCGCCCTGGCTACCCGATGGTACCTAAATATATTACGATTCACGAAACGGCTAATACAGCGAAAGGTGCTAATGCTCTAAATCATGCAAAATTCTTAGATAACCAAGCACGCGGAACAGCTGATCGCGCCGCATCTTGGCATTTCACAGTAGATGATAAAGAAATTTATCAACATCTTCCGGTAAATGAAGTTGGATGGCATGCTGGAAATAAAACTGGAAACTATGAATCTATCGGAATTGAAATTGCCGTTAATCAAGATGGAAACTATGAAAAAGCGGTAGAAAACGCCCGTAAATTGGCAGCTTATTTAATGAACGACTTAAATATTTCTCTAGATAAGGTCCAAAAACACCAATTTTGGTCAGGAAAAAACTGCCCTGCGTTTATGATTCAACGCGGACAATGGAATGCTTTCTTAAAAGGAACTGAAACATACTATAAGGAAAACCAAAAAAATCCCGTAACTGATGACATTACAGGTGGATGGTATGAACAAGACATTCGTCAATTAGCAGCTAGAGGTATTATGCAAGGAGAAGGGAACGGCAAGTACTTCCCAGAACGTCTTGTAACGCGTGCTGAATTTGCTACATTAATTACTCGTGCTTTACAATTACCAAGTGGAAATGCTAAGTTCACAGACTTAGAACAAGTACACCCATCTTTAAGAGACGGTATTAATCGTGCAGCAAGCGCAGGCATAATCCGCGGACGTGGTGATAATACATTTGATCCAAATACTACAATTACACGCGAAGAAGCTGTTATTATGATTGATCGTTCTCTAAAACACGCTGGTATTTTTGCAAAACAAGTTGAACTACCATTCGTTGACCAAAACTTAATTTACGCTAAAGAAGAAGTACAAAGAGTGTATGGATATGGAATTGTAAAAGGTAATGAATTGAATCAATTCGTACCAAAAGGACCATCACAACGTGCACACGCAGCTGCATTTATAAACAGAATGCTTAGCGTGATTGAAGCTTAA
- a CDS encoding coproporphyrinogen III oxidase: MLISIKTLQDDRFLRPLQNIGGLFFEDSTIGFEQEEANLIVDIHIEDNVKASARLTDVSTGNVYEETFSKDLSAFTDEKERMKQVKHVVSYVYLSVLQQLTGLEQSWGILTGVRPTKLLHKMLQNGMSKEEAHQELRESYLIHEEKIELLQRIVDCQLAVVPDLYRLKEEVSIYIGIPFCPTKCAYCTFPAYAINGRQGSVDSFLGGLHYEVREIGKFLKEKGVKVTTIYYGGGTPTSITAEEMDMLYEEMYEAFPDVKNVREVTVEAGRPDTITPAKLEVLNKWNIDRISINPQSYHQETLKAIGRHHTVEETIEKYHLAREMGMNNINMDLIIGLPGEGLDIFKHTLDETEKLMPESLTVHTLSFKRASEMTQNKRKYKVAGREEITAMMHEAEEWTQKHNYVPYYLYRQKNILGNLENVGYAMPTQESIYNIVIMEEVQSIIGLGCGASSKFVHPKTGAITHFANPKDPKSYNDGFVKYTEDKLKILEELFV; the protein is encoded by the coding sequence GTGTTAATTTCAATTAAAACGTTACAAGATGATCGTTTTTTACGTCCGCTACAAAATATTGGCGGCTTATTTTTTGAAGATAGTACGATTGGATTTGAACAAGAGGAAGCGAATCTGATCGTCGATATACACATTGAGGATAATGTGAAAGCATCCGCTCGATTAACGGATGTTAGCACAGGAAATGTGTATGAAGAAACATTCTCGAAAGATTTATCTGCTTTCACAGATGAAAAAGAGCGTATGAAGCAAGTGAAGCACGTTGTTTCTTATGTATATCTTTCTGTTCTTCAGCAGTTAACTGGACTTGAACAAAGCTGGGGTATTTTAACGGGAGTACGTCCGACGAAACTTCTTCATAAAATGCTTCAAAATGGTATGTCAAAAGAAGAAGCGCATCAAGAACTTCGTGAAAGTTATTTAATTCATGAAGAGAAAATTGAACTTCTTCAGCGTATTGTTGATTGCCAATTAGCAGTTGTTCCGGATTTATACCGTTTGAAAGAAGAAGTAAGTATTTATATAGGTATTCCGTTCTGCCCAACGAAATGTGCATACTGTACATTCCCGGCTTATGCGATTAATGGACGCCAAGGGTCTGTTGATTCGTTCTTAGGTGGTTTACATTATGAAGTTCGTGAAATTGGTAAGTTTTTAAAAGAAAAAGGTGTGAAAGTTACGACGATTTATTATGGCGGCGGTACACCTACAAGTATTACAGCGGAAGAGATGGATATGCTGTATGAAGAAATGTACGAAGCGTTCCCAGACGTGAAAAATGTACGTGAAGTAACAGTTGAGGCAGGTCGTCCAGATACGATCACGCCAGCAAAGCTAGAAGTGTTAAATAAATGGAATATTGACCGTATTAGTATTAATCCGCAGTCATACCATCAAGAGACATTAAAAGCAATTGGGCGTCATCATACTGTAGAAGAAACAATTGAGAAGTATCACTTAGCTCGTGAAATGGGAATGAACAATATTAATATGGACTTAATTATTGGTCTTCCTGGTGAAGGGCTAGATATCTTCAAGCACACGTTAGATGAAACAGAAAAGTTAATGCCAGAATCATTAACAGTTCATACGTTATCATTTAAACGTGCTTCTGAAATGACGCAAAACAAACGTAAATATAAAGTAGCAGGTCGCGAAGAAATTACAGCGATGATGCACGAAGCAGAAGAGTGGACGCAAAAACATAATTACGTACCATATTACCTATATCGTCAAAAGAATATTTTAGGTAACTTAGAGAACGTTGGTTATGCAATGCCGACGCAAGAAAGTATTTACAACATTGTCATTATGGAAGAAGTACAATCGATTATCGGACTTGGCTGTGGTGCATCAAGTAAATTTGTTCATCCGAAGACGGGAGCAATTACGCACTTCGCGAATCCGAAAGATCCAAAATCATATAACGATGGCTTCGTAAAATATACAGAAGATAAACTGAAAATTTTAGAAGAGCTATTTGTATAA
- a CDS encoding fatty acid--CoA ligase gives MYMTIGRIFDLSVGKYPNKEALVEPEKNIRWTYKQWDAQINKTAHALLEDGVRKGDTVSVYLYNCHEFVNVYLACAKIGAIFNPINFRLKAKEVSYILQDASSKVVVFEKAVESTVAIIERDFPNTSFWSIENDKPSYASSYHEKVNAASSEKVNIEIDEMDFCSMLYTSGTTGHPKGVLHRHREMAEHSMICTYFLKYNRDSVGLVVAPLYHCGELNAGIIPRIQVGGKNVILHHFDTDTVLHTIQEEKITTFFAAPTMWNMLLQKDLTQYDLTSMKIGIYGGAAMAPALVKECKERLYIDLVQIYGMTEMGPVVAFLVEEDQITKAGSAGTPCFSHEVRIVKPNEEAPAEPDDVLPPYEVGEIILRGPTMMAGYHNREEANKKSMYKGWYHSGDLGYFDKDGYLFVADRVDDMVISGGVNIYPREIEDFLHSHPGILDVAVLGEPDELWGERVVAVIVKKDETITEADLETYCKESDELADYKRPRHYLFVDELPRNASGKLQKFVLRESLKGTKK, from the coding sequence ATGTACATGACGATAGGGAGAATTTTTGATTTATCTGTTGGTAAGTATCCGAATAAAGAGGCGTTAGTGGAACCTGAAAAAAATATTCGCTGGACATATAAACAGTGGGATGCACAAATAAATAAAACGGCGCACGCTCTATTAGAAGATGGAGTAAGAAAGGGAGATACGGTATCTGTTTACTTATATAACTGCCATGAATTTGTAAACGTTTACTTAGCTTGTGCGAAAATTGGTGCAATTTTTAACCCGATTAACTTTCGCTTAAAGGCGAAAGAAGTATCTTATATTCTTCAGGACGCATCCTCGAAAGTCGTTGTCTTTGAAAAAGCAGTTGAGTCAACTGTTGCTATCATTGAACGAGATTTTCCAAATACATCTTTTTGGTCTATAGAAAACGATAAACCTTCCTATGCAAGTTCCTACCATGAAAAAGTGAATGCAGCATCTTCTGAGAAAGTAAATATCGAAATTGATGAAATGGATTTTTGTTCTATGCTTTATACGAGCGGTACGACAGGTCATCCGAAAGGCGTATTACATCGTCATCGTGAAATGGCTGAGCATAGTATGATTTGTACGTATTTCCTAAAATATAATAGAGATAGTGTTGGGCTTGTTGTTGCGCCTTTATATCACTGTGGTGAATTAAATGCCGGAATCATACCACGCATTCAAGTTGGCGGAAAGAATGTCATTTTGCATCATTTTGATACAGACACAGTATTACATACGATTCAAGAAGAAAAGATTACGACGTTCTTTGCAGCACCGACGATGTGGAATATGTTGTTGCAAAAAGATTTAACTCAGTATGATTTAACTTCAATGAAAATCGGTATATATGGCGGAGCGGCAATGGCACCGGCGTTAGTGAAGGAATGTAAAGAACGTCTTTATATTGATCTTGTTCAAATATACGGAATGACAGAAATGGGACCAGTTGTTGCGTTTCTCGTAGAGGAGGATCAAATTACGAAAGCTGGTTCAGCAGGCACGCCATGCTTTAGCCATGAAGTTCGTATTGTGAAGCCGAACGAGGAGGCACCGGCAGAACCAGATGATGTATTACCTCCTTATGAAGTGGGAGAAATTATTTTGCGCGGTCCAACTATGATGGCTGGCTATCATAATCGTGAAGAGGCGAATAAAAAATCGATGTATAAAGGATGGTATCATTCTGGTGATTTAGGATACTTCGATAAGGATGGTTATTTATTCGTTGCAGATCGCGTTGATGATATGGTAATTAGCGGTGGTGTAAATATTTACCCTCGCGAAATTGAAGATTTCCTTCATAGTCATCCCGGTATATTAGATGTGGCGGTACTTGGTGAGCCAGATGAATTATGGGGAGAGCGTGTGGTGGCAGTTATTGTGAAGAAAGATGAAACAATAACAGAAGCTGATTTAGAAACGTATTGCAAAGAAAGTGACGAATTAGCAGATTATAAGCGTCCGCGTCATTATTTATTTGTAGATGAACTTCCGCGTAATGCGAGCGGGAAGTTGCAGAAGTTTGTGCTGAGGGAGTCGTTGAAAGGGACAAAAAAATAG
- a CDS encoding SulP family inorganic anion transporter, which yields MFQKIAKECLAGFTVAIVALPLAIAFGIAATGTSEGALVGLYGAIFAGLFAALFGGTPGQVTGPTGPITVIATGVIATHGLEASFIAFMMAGLFQILFGVCKLGSYVRYIPYPVVSGFMNGIALIIILGEIKHVQNSFLLVVLTIIVMIVSGKWIKAIPSSLVALVGVTALLPLFSSLLEGLTVNLPIIGNLSLNKVIEKIGTIPEAMPTLHIPSLSGTGIAALILPALSIALLGSIDSLLTSVVMDNVTGTRHKSNKELVGQGIGNMMSGLFGGLAGAGATVRSIVNIRSGGKTALSACMHSVILFIFIMGLGSVVQYIPLAVLSGILILTGIGMFDWESMKKMHVAPKGDVVVMLVTMIVTVKFDLMIAVAFGIILSFIIYMVKCKERKTSIVKEREETYTIQGPLSFLSVDRIFSTLQDVKSPVVLRMKDVRYMDVSGAMALLNFVEQSNKAGASVKLEQVHPSIEKTIVVMANDEQKEQLKILSV from the coding sequence ATGTTTCAAAAAATAGCAAAGGAATGTTTAGCAGGATTTACTGTTGCGATCGTTGCGTTACCACTTGCGATTGCATTTGGTATTGCTGCGACAGGAACGTCTGAGGGAGCGCTTGTTGGATTGTATGGTGCGATTTTTGCAGGTTTATTCGCAGCGTTATTTGGCGGGACACCTGGGCAAGTAACGGGGCCAACTGGACCAATTACCGTTATCGCAACAGGAGTTATTGCGACGCACGGGTTAGAGGCAAGTTTTATTGCCTTTATGATGGCAGGGTTATTTCAAATTTTATTCGGTGTATGTAAGCTCGGTTCTTACGTTCGATATATTCCGTATCCTGTCGTTTCAGGATTTATGAATGGTATTGCATTAATCATTATTTTAGGCGAAATAAAGCACGTACAAAATAGTTTTCTACTTGTTGTGTTAACAATTATTGTAATGATTGTTTCTGGTAAATGGATTAAGGCGATTCCGTCTAGTTTAGTAGCACTAGTCGGTGTGACAGCTTTACTACCTTTATTTTCTTCTCTACTCGAAGGACTTACAGTAAATTTACCGATTATCGGAAATCTTTCATTAAATAAAGTAATTGAAAAGATTGGAACCATTCCAGAAGCGATGCCTACGCTTCATATTCCATCTTTAAGTGGAACAGGAATAGCAGCACTTATTTTACCAGCGCTTAGTATTGCTTTATTAGGATCGATTGACTCGTTGTTAACATCGGTCGTAATGGATAATGTGACAGGTACACGTCATAAAAGTAATAAAGAGCTCGTTGGACAAGGTATCGGTAATATGATGAGCGGATTGTTTGGCGGATTAGCAGGTGCAGGTGCGACTGTAAGGTCTATCGTGAATATAAGAAGTGGCGGTAAAACGGCACTTTCGGCGTGTATGCATAGTGTTATCTTATTCATTTTTATTATGGGGCTTGGTTCGGTCGTACAATATATTCCACTTGCTGTACTATCAGGTATTTTAATTTTAACTGGTATTGGAATGTTCGATTGGGAAAGCATGAAAAAGATGCATGTCGCTCCTAAAGGTGATGTCGTTGTTATGCTCGTAACGATGATTGTGACGGTGAAGTTCGATTTAATGATTGCTGTTGCATTCGGTATTATTCTTTCGTTCATCATATATATGGTGAAATGTAAAGAACGTAAAACTTCTATCGTAAAAGAAAGAGAAGAAACGTATACGATTCAAGGACCGCTCTCTTTCTTATCAGTAGATCGTATTTTCTCTACTTTACAAGATGTGAAGTCACCGGTTGTTTTACGTATGAAAGATGTGCGTTATATGGATGTATCAGGAGCTATGGCATTATTAAATTTTGTTGAGCAATCAAATAAAGCAGGGGCAAGTGTAAAGCTTGAGCAAGTACACCCGAGTATTGAAAAAACAATCGTAGTAATGGCGAACGATGAACAGAAAGAACAATTGAAGATCTTAAGTGTTTAG
- a CDS encoding polysaccharide biosynthesis protein, which translates to MNKTFVKGAAILTITTFLSKLLGSFFQIPLQNIAGDEVLGIFRLVFPVYMIALTLSVAGVPLAISKLIAELNEKNKQKEIAKLFKSASIIGIAFGVFGCLVIVLFSIEIANMLGGQETRMPLLITSLALLIAPYMAVYRGYFQGFGDMKPTGVSQVIEQFVRVFFMLIIAYILVSRDKSNTVITSGAMVGSFLGVISSLIYLRIKYNRSPYYNKSNSYSLRDLRENGKKILRVSIPIAIGALSMPLLNLVDSLTIPHVLQGSSTEIQEQFGIYSRGFAFTQIIVIFASAIVFPLIPLLTSALAKRDINLAKITIQNTNRLAHVLTAPLTIWLMALTVPLNVGLFTDVKGSSMLTVMIGSSYFTAVMVLSIGVLQGINRSAQAAWIVIGASCVKVVLNMMLVEKFGIDGAAYSTLITYVLICIVNHLYIRSYIAYSIHLKSFFGVLAIACILGLGLYELCNVIDVTSSRIMTLLFSGIALSITTILYGVCALKLKWVSINKIPFLKK; encoded by the coding sequence ATGAATAAAACATTTGTAAAAGGAGCAGCGATTTTAACAATTACAACTTTTTTGTCGAAATTGCTTGGTAGTTTTTTTCAAATTCCATTACAAAATATTGCAGGAGATGAAGTGCTCGGTATTTTCCGCCTTGTTTTTCCTGTATATATGATTGCTCTTACATTATCGGTAGCCGGAGTTCCACTTGCAATTTCGAAACTAATTGCAGAGTTGAACGAAAAAAATAAGCAAAAGGAAATTGCGAAATTATTTAAATCAGCGTCAATTATAGGGATAGCATTTGGCGTTTTCGGCTGTTTAGTCATTGTATTATTTTCTATTGAAATTGCAAATATGCTTGGTGGACAAGAAACTAGAATGCCGTTGCTTATTACTTCATTAGCGTTACTCATTGCGCCATACATGGCGGTTTATAGAGGGTATTTTCAAGGTTTCGGTGATATGAAACCAACAGGGGTATCACAGGTCATTGAGCAATTTGTACGTGTGTTTTTTATGTTAATAATTGCTTACATACTAGTATCACGGGATAAGAGTAATACTGTTATTACTAGTGGTGCGATGGTTGGCTCTTTTCTTGGAGTCATTAGTTCGCTTATATATTTGCGTATAAAATATAATAGAAGTCCATACTACAATAAAAGCAATTCCTATTCACTCCGAGATTTAAGAGAAAACGGCAAAAAGATATTGCGGGTATCGATCCCAATCGCTATCGGAGCTTTATCAATGCCACTTTTAAATTTAGTAGACTCGCTTACAATACCGCATGTATTACAAGGATCATCAACAGAAATTCAAGAACAATTTGGAATATACAGTCGCGGTTTTGCATTCACGCAAATAATTGTTATTTTTGCAAGCGCAATTGTATTTCCGTTAATACCACTCTTAACTTCCGCATTGGCCAAAAGAGATATAAATTTGGCGAAAATAACAATTCAAAATACAAATCGACTAGCGCATGTTTTGACAGCACCGTTAACAATATGGTTGATGGCATTAACAGTACCGTTAAATGTCGGATTGTTCACAGACGTAAAAGGCAGTAGTATGTTAACAGTGATGATTGGCAGTTCGTATTTTACTGCGGTTATGGTATTATCAATAGGTGTTTTACAGGGGATTAATCGTTCTGCACAAGCTGCATGGATTGTTATTGGTGCGAGTTGTGTGAAAGTCGTGTTAAACATGATGTTAGTGGAGAAGTTTGGCATAGATGGAGCGGCGTATAGTACATTAATTACTTACGTATTGATTTGTATTGTAAATCATTTGTATATTCGAAGCTATATTGCCTATTCTATTCATTTAAAAAGCTTTTTTGGTGTGCTAGCAATAGCATGTATTTTGGGACTAGGATTGTATGAATTATGTAATGTGATAGATGTTACATCTTCAAGAATTATGACGTTATTATTCAGTGGTATAGCATTAAGTATTACAACCATTTTGTATGGTGTATGTGCTTTGAAATTAAAATGGGTATCAATAAACAAAATACCATTTTTGAAAAAATAA
- the csaB gene encoding polysaccharide pyruvyl transferase CsaB: protein MRLVLSGYYGFYNVGDEAILQSIIESLSKENPDIELVVLSNDSKYTKEMYGVESVDRWDIKAVYHAIKNSDGVISGGGSLLQDQTSTKSILYYTGIMGLARLLKKPYYIYSQGIGPITKGYNRLLVKWNLSKASYVSVRDEDSFLYLKGIGIKNDIEIVPDPVLTWKRTKQSDWLQKHSIHGKVIAVSVRYWNAKEDYIKKLAAALKKLKQEGYQILFVPMHEPFDQKASREVVDLMGEETYMLPYKMDIDEKIFILSQCSLLIGMRLHALVFSAVAKTPMVGISYDPKIDSFLSQVNQPVIGSVDGEWSAEYLYEIAKKQLMQQGTVQQELQLTIDELRLQGKQATKKLIDHMEKGTLLKK from the coding sequence GTGCGTTTAGTCTTATCAGGATATTATGGTTTTTATAATGTTGGAGACGAGGCGATTCTACAATCAATTATTGAATCGTTAAGTAAAGAGAACCCGGATATAGAACTAGTAGTACTATCAAATGATTCTAAATATACAAAGGAAATGTATGGTGTAGAATCGGTAGATCGCTGGGATATAAAAGCTGTTTATCATGCGATCAAAAACAGTGATGGAGTTATTAGTGGTGGCGGGAGCCTTCTTCAAGATCAGACAAGTACGAAGAGTATTCTATATTATACGGGTATTATGGGACTCGCTCGATTATTAAAAAAGCCGTATTATATTTATTCACAAGGAATAGGTCCAATTACAAAAGGATATAATCGTCTATTAGTAAAATGGAACTTGTCAAAAGCTTCCTATGTATCAGTTCGAGATGAGGATTCGTTTTTATATTTAAAAGGAATTGGCATAAAAAACGATATTGAAATTGTTCCAGACCCTGTTTTAACATGGAAACGGACAAAACAATCGGATTGGTTGCAAAAGCATTCGATACATGGAAAAGTAATCGCGGTTAGTGTGCGTTATTGGAATGCAAAAGAAGATTATATAAAAAAATTAGCTGCGGCATTAAAAAAATTAAAGCAAGAAGGATACCAAATCCTATTTGTTCCAATGCATGAGCCATTTGATCAAAAAGCTTCGCGTGAAGTAGTAGACTTAATGGGAGAAGAGACGTATATGCTTCCATATAAAATGGATATCGACGAGAAAATATTCATTTTATCACAATGTTCATTACTAATTGGTATGCGTCTTCATGCACTAGTTTTTTCTGCTGTAGCCAAAACTCCAATGGTCGGGATTTCATACGATCCGAAAATTGATTCGTTTTTAAGTCAAGTGAATCAGCCAGTTATAGGAAGTGTGGATGGCGAATGGAGTGCTGAGTATTTATATGAAATTGCGAAAAAGCAATTAATGCAACAAGGAACTGTGCAGCAAGAGCTACAATTAACAATAGATGAGCTTCGGTTGCAAGGCAAACAGGCAACAAAGAAACTCATTGATCATATGGAAAAAGGCACTTTATTAAAAAAGTAA
- a CDS encoding S-layer homology domain-containing protein: MKTFSKGITAVALTGSLLLTPISSYAANDDITGHMFETHMRSLITKGVLMGYGDNVYAPDKLVTRAEFATFIARSLNLPKADSNFEDVPKTYGLYDGVSRAYGAKIINGRTNETFSPNDVITREEMSIMVKRALDYKNIKIAVSPLTFTDKDSINYKEHVQVMVATQIIKGYPEDNTFRPHLSATRGMASAMLDRMLQTIEKNGNGNPVENKKYVVTNVRENGTEQEVERYNTYKEAVTAAQNKGMNAVKYENEFLWIKDGFASAKRITGQNIINIYDENLSTVYTYIQYGTELKVLEVGEDRVKVQVSGLTGYVKKNEITLIPTNEMKQSSYYVKSDGYLYHKYYTYNTSSPGYTEFRYGVAPSFMKQGQQMYSVDGKTFGDETFYQYFNYLSLRSKTDYTAEQLDSYVKSIKPDSPLIGLGKKFKEVESKYNVNALFLYSLAIHESYYGTSALAKDKNNLFGLKATDDSPYGNGEAFNSKEDCIEHAAKLYMNEGYLNPGHWRYTATYTGDKAAGLNAKYASDANWGKKVAGHMNRFDSYLGKKEYNKYKLARVMNNVEVKKNPSISNERLYRLNTNAVVTVTGEEIINGKAWVKVISDNPTVTEAYIAKESLEYVKH; the protein is encoded by the coding sequence TTGAAGACTTTTTCAAAAGGTATAACAGCAGTGGCATTAACGGGATCATTACTTTTAACTCCTATTTCAAGCTATGCGGCAAATGATGATATTACAGGACATATGTTTGAGACGCATATGCGTTCACTTATTACTAAAGGAGTTTTAATGGGGTATGGAGACAATGTATATGCGCCTGATAAATTAGTAACAAGAGCAGAGTTTGCTACATTCATAGCAAGGTCTTTAAATTTACCGAAAGCTGATTCGAATTTCGAGGATGTGCCGAAGACTTACGGTTTATATGATGGTGTAAGTAGAGCATATGGAGCGAAAATTATTAATGGTCGTACGAACGAGACATTCTCACCAAATGATGTGATTACACGTGAAGAAATGTCGATAATGGTAAAGCGAGCGTTAGACTATAAAAATATTAAAATAGCTGTAAGTCCGCTTACCTTTACTGATAAAGATAGTATTAACTATAAAGAGCATGTACAAGTTATGGTGGCTACTCAAATTATTAAAGGGTATCCAGAAGATAATACATTTAGACCACATTTATCAGCTACAAGAGGTATGGCTTCAGCTATGTTGGACCGTATGCTTCAGACGATTGAAAAAAATGGAAATGGCAATCCTGTAGAAAATAAGAAATATGTCGTGACAAATGTAAGAGAAAACGGAACAGAGCAAGAAGTAGAGCGCTATAACACGTATAAAGAAGCGGTTACGGCTGCTCAAAATAAAGGTATGAATGCGGTAAAATACGAGAACGAATTTTTATGGATTAAAGATGGTTTTGCAAGTGCGAAAAGAATAACTGGGCAAAACATCATTAATATTTATGATGAGAATTTGTCAACAGTATATACGTATATTCAGTATGGAACAGAATTGAAAGTGTTAGAAGTTGGCGAAGATCGTGTGAAAGTTCAAGTTTCTGGTTTGACAGGTTATGTGAAGAAGAATGAAATCACTTTAATTCCTACAAATGAAATGAAACAATCGTCTTATTATGTGAAATCAGATGGATATTTATACCATAAATATTATACATATAATACAAGTTCACCTGGATATACAGAATTTAGATATGGTGTGGCACCTTCTTTCATGAAGCAAGGACAACAAATGTATAGTGTAGATGGAAAAACATTTGGAGACGAAACTTTCTATCAATATTTCAATTATTTATCATTACGTTCGAAAACAGATTATACAGCTGAACAACTAGATAGTTATGTGAAATCGATTAAGCCAGATTCTCCATTAATTGGTTTAGGAAAGAAATTTAAAGAAGTAGAAAGCAAGTATAATGTAAATGCATTATTCTTATATTCATTAGCAATTCATGAAAGTTATTATGGAACAAGCGCTCTTGCAAAAGACAAAAATAATTTATTTGGTTTAAAAGCAACAGACGATAGTCCATATGGTAACGGAGAAGCATTCAATTCAAAAGAAGATTGTATTGAACATGCAGCAAAATTATACATGAATGAAGGATATTTAAATCCAGGACATTGGCGTTATACAGCAACATATACAGGTGATAAGGCTGCTGGTTTAAATGCGAAATATGCATCTGATGCGAACTGGGGTAAAAAAGTAGCGGGGCATATGAACCGTTTTGATTCTTATTTAGGTAAAAAAGAATACAACAAGTATAAACTTGCACGTGTGATGAATAACGTGGAAGTGAAAAAGAATCCTAGTATATCAAATGAGCGACTGTATCGTTTAAATACAAATGCAGTTGTCACAGTTACTGGTGAAGAAATAATAAATGGAAAAGCGTGGGTTAAAGTTATTTCAGATAATCCTACTGTAACAGAAGCGTATATTGCAAAAGAAAGCTTAGAGTACGTAAAACATTAA